In Haematobia irritans isolate KBUSLIRL chromosome 1, ASM5000362v1, whole genome shotgun sequence, a genomic segment contains:
- the LOC142236283 gene encoding seminase-like codes for MAFTSFGYILSAVCLVLFPSTVLGSEIIPITKAPYVVQVWKGGKYSCAGSFVASNLVITSAQCLGNSQPNEIEIVGGASTLSEAGYRRKVVKYLKLPRYTVGSPEWDIAVMKLESPMKGYNMAIIRINDIPVVAGQMMQISGYEPAKNPSGHLRSISAPILKRLECESYYSHMTLPNSNTCAANSGLKDGCFGDPGSPVVSNGKLCGIVTRTLNCGTSGKIGLIVGTKAVSTAIHTAMASLA; via the coding sequence ATGGCCTTCACAAGTTTTGGATATATTTTATCAGCAGTCTGCCTTGTACTGTTTCCTTCTACTGTACTTGGTAGTGAAATTATACCCATAACCAAAGCCCCATATGTGGTACAAGTCTGGAAAGGTGGAAAATATTCATGTGCTGGATCATTTGTTGCATCCAATTTGGTCATAACATCTGCTCAGTGTTTGGGAAATAGCCAGCCTAATGAAATTGAGATAGTTGGAGGTGCCTCAACTCTCAGCGAAGCAGGTTACAGGCGTAAGGTAGTCAAATATCTCAAACTGCCGCGATATACAGTCGGAAGTCCTGAATGGGATATTGCCGTCATGAAATTGGAATCTCCCATGAAGGGTTATAATATGGCTATAATACGCATAAATGATATCCCCGTTGTAGCTGGCCAAATGATGCAGATTTCCGGGTATGAGCCTGCTAAAAATCCTTCTGGACATTTACGTTCCATTTCTGCACCCATACTGAAACGTCTAGAGTGTGAAAGTTATTACTCACATATGACCCTACCCAATTCGAATACCTGTGCTGCTAATTCTGGTTTGAAAGATGGTTGCTTTGGTGATCCTGGCAGTCCTGTTGTAAGCAATGGCAAATTATGTGGTATTGTTACAAGAACACTTAATTGTGGCACTAGTGGAAAAATTGGTCTTATTGTTGGCACAAAGGCTGTGTCGACAGCCATACATACTGCTATGGCCAGTTTGGCttag
- the LOC142236303 gene encoding seminase-like has translation MAFTSFGYILSAVCLVLFPSTVLGSEIIPITKAPYVVQVWKGGKYSCAGSFVASNLVITSAQCLGNSQPNEIEVVGGASTLSEAGYRRKVVKYLKLPRYTVGSPEWDIAVMKLESPMKGYNMAIIRINDIPVVAGQMMQISGYEPAKNPSGHLRSISAPILKRLECESYYSHMTLPNSNTCAANAGLKDGCFGDPGSPVVSNGKLCGIVTRTLNCGTSGNIGLIVGTKAVSTAIHTAMASLA, from the coding sequence ATGGCCTTCACAAGTTTTGGATATATTTTATCAGCAGTCTGCCTTGTACTGTTTCCTTCTACTGTACTTGGTAGTGAAATTATACCCATAACCAAAGCCCCATATGTGGTACAAGTCTGGAAAGGTGGAAAATATTCATGTGCTGGATCATTTGTTGCATCGAATTTGGTCATAACATCTGCTCAGTGTTTGGGAAATAGCCAGCCTAATGAAATAGAGGTAGTTGGAGGTGCCTCAACTCTCAGCGAAGCAGGTTACAGGCGTAAGGTAGTCAAATATCTCAAACTGCCGCGATATACAGTCGGAAGTCCTGAATGGGATATTGCCGTCATGAAATTGGAATCTCCCATGAAGGGTTATAATATGGCTATAATACGCATAAATGATATCCCCGTTGTAGCTGGCCAAATGATGCAGATTTCCGGGTATGAGCCTGCTAAAAATCCTTCTGGACATTTACGTTCCATTTCTGCACCCATACTGAAACGTCTAGAGTGTGAAAGTTATTACTCACATATGACCCTACCCAATTCGAATACCTGTGCTGCTAATGCTGGTTTGAAAGATGGTTGCTTTGGTGATCCTGGCAGTCCTGTTGTAAGCAATGGCAAATTATGTGGTATTGTTACAAGAACACTTAATTGTGGCACTAGTGGAAATATTGGTCTTATTGTTGGCACAAAGGCTGTTTCGACAGCCATACATACTGCTATGGCCAGTTTGGCTTAG